The DNA region ttccagcatttattgtttgtagattttttgataatgaccattctgaccatcgtgaggtgatatacctcactgtagttttgacttgcatttctctacaaattagtgatgttgagcaccttgtcatgtgcctcctggccatctgtatgtcttccttggtgaaatataaacctttttaaagaaaggacttaattgatatttataggacattccatccaaaaacaacagaatacacatttttctcaagtgctcatggaacattctccaggatagctcatatcttgggtcacaaatcaagccttggtaaatttaagaaaattgaaatagtatcaagtatcttttctgaccacaatgctatgagactagatatcaattacaggaaaagatctgtaaaaaatacaaacacatggaggctaaacaatacactacttaataacgaagtgatcactgaagaaatcaaagaggaaataaaagaatacctagaaacaaatgacaatggagacacgacgacccaaaacctatgggacgcagcaaaagcagttctaacagggaagtttatagcaatacaatcctaccttaagaaacaggaaacatctcgaataaacaacctaaacttgcacctaaagcaattagagaaagaagaacgaaaagccctcaaagttagcagaaggaaagaaatcataaagatcagatcagaaataaatgaaaaacaaatgagggaaacgatagcaaagatcaataaaactaaaagctggttcttcgacaagataaacaaaattgataaaccattagccagactcatcaagaaaaaaagggagaagactcaaatcaatagcattagaaatgaaaaaggagaagtaacaactgacactgcagaaatacaaaggatcatgagagattactgcaagcaactctatgccaataaaatggacaacctggaagaaatggacaaattcttagaaatgcacaacattctgagacagaaccaggaagaaacagaaaatatgaacagaccaatcacaagcactgaaattgaaactgtgattaaaaatcttccaacaaacaaaagcccaggaccagatggcttcacaggcgcattctatcaaacatttagagaagagctaaaacctgtccttttcaaactcttccaaaatatagcagagggaggaacactcccaaactcattctacgaggccaccatcaccttgataccaaaaccagacaaggatgtcaaaagaaagaaaagtacaggccaatatcactgatgaacatagatgcaaaaatcctcaacaaaatactagcaaacagaagccaacagcacattaaaaggatcatacaccatgatcaagtcgggtttattccaagaatgcaaggattcttcaatatatgcaaatcaatcaacgtgatataccatattaacaaactgaaggagaaaaaccatatgatcatctcaatagatgcagagaaagcttttgacaaaattcaacacccatttatgataaaaaccctgcagaaagtaggcatagagggaactttcctcaacataataaaggcgatatatgacaaacccacagccaacactgtcctcaacggtgaaaaactgaaagcatttccactaagatcaggaacaagacaaggttgcccactctcaccactcttattcaacatagttttggaagttttagccacagccatcagagaagaaaaggaaataaaaggaatccaaatcagaaaagaagaagtaaagctgtcactatttgcagatgacattatactatacatagagaatcctaaagatgctaccagaacactacaagagctaatcaatgattttggtaaagtagcaggatacaaaattaatgcacagaaatctctggcattcctatatactaatgatgaaaaatctgaaagtgaaatcaagaaaacactcccatttaccattgcaacaaaaagaataaaatatctaggaataaacctacctaaggagacaaaagacctgtatgcagaaaattataagacactgatgaaagaaattaaagatgatacaaatagatggagagatataccatgttcttggattggaagaatcaacattgtgaaaatgactctactacccaaagcaatctacagattcaatgcaatccctatcaaactaccactggcatttttcacagaactagaacaaaaaatttcacaatttgtatggaaacacaaaagaacccaaatagccaaagcaatcttgagaacgaaaaacggagctggaggaatcaggctccttgacttcagattatactacaaagctacagtaatcaagacactatggtactggcacaaaaacagaaagatagatcaatggaacaggatagaaagcccagagataaacccacgcacatatggtcaccttatctttgataaaggaggcaggaatgtacagtggagaaaggacagcctcttcaataagtggtgctgggaaaactggacaggtacatgtaaaagtatgagattagatcactccctaacaccacacaaaaataagctcaaaatggactaaagacctaaatgtaaggccagacactatcaaactcttagaggaaaacataggcagaacactctatgacataaatcacagcaagatcctttctgacccacctcctagagaaatggaaataaagacaaaaataaacccatgggacctaatgaaacttcaaagcttttgcacagcaaaggaaaccataaacaagaccaaaagacaaccctcagaatgggagaaaatatttgcaaatgaagcaactgacaaaggattaatctccaaaatttacaagcagctcatgcagctcaataacaaaaaaacaaacaacccgatccaaaaatgggcagaagacctaaatagacatttctccaaagaagatatacagactgccaacaaacacatgaaagaatgctcaacatcattaatcattagagaaatgcaaatcaaaactacaatgagttatcatctcacaccggtcagaatggccatcatcaaaaaatctagaaacaataaatgctggagagggtgtggagaaaagggaacactcttgcactgttggtgggaatgtgaattggcacagccactatggagaacagtatggaggttccttaaaaaactacaaatagaactaccatatgacccagcaatcccactactgggcatatatcctgagaaaaccataattcaaaaagagacatgtaccaaaatgttcatagcagccctatttacaatagcccggagatggaaacaacctaagtgtccatcatcggatgaatggataaagaagttgtggcacatatatacaatggaatattactcagccacaaaaagaaacgaaattgagctatttgttatgaggtggatggacctcgagtctgtcatacagagtgaagtaagtcccaaagagaaagacaaataccgtatgctgacacatatatatggaatttaagaaaaaaaaaatgtcatgaagaacctagggttaagacagggataaagacacagacctactagagaatggacttgaggatatggggagggggaagggtaagctgtgacaaagtgagagagaggcaaggacatatacacactaccaaacgtaaaacagctagtgggaagcagccgcatagcacagggagatcagctcggtgctttgagaccacctagaggggtgggatagggagggtgggaggggaaaaaaaaaaaaaagaaaaagcaagtctTTAACAAGACACAGTCTAACTTTGAACAAATACACGTGACACACAATAACCGCCAACTAGCAAGAAAAGCAGAAGACAGCTTTTATTGAGAGAAAATGCCACATTTCGTATTCTGACCACACCATCCAGATGCAGCCGAAGTCTAAAGCTCCGTTCCCGTCACGGCACGTTCCCCGCTCCCCCGACCCCCCCAGCTTCATTCTGCGTGGTTATCATCCCTCCGGCTTCCAGACGCAAACCGTCTCTTCTACCCCGTCACCAGATCAGAACGTTCTTCCATCAGATCTCTCAGCTGAGTCTCTTCCTCGCCAGTCCCCGGGCCACCCTCCCGCAGGTCCTGCCGGGTCAGGCCTGCTTGACCGGCTGGCTCCGGGGCCCCCCCAGCTCCGAGCAGGCCCACACGTGTCACTGCCCCCTGATCACCGCTCTCCTCTCCACGTGGAAACACAGCTGGTGCAAATCTCAGTCTCCACATCTTCAGCCACTGGCAACAGACTGATGTGATGCCCTCTCTTGCCCCATGTGCACCCCCAGCTCAGCACACAGATCCACTCCTGAACCAACCACCCAGGAAGAAGGCATCGGGTCACGGAAGGACCCCATAGCTCCCAGCAGACTGGGGAGGCACAgtgaggagggtgggggaggaaaggaaCATGGCTGCTGTTTCTGGGACGCTGGGCCCTGAGGCATTCGGCAGACACCTGCTGTCTTCACTAAGTCTGGGGCATTTTCCAGTTAATTTCAATATAATCTCAATCTGAGAACTACTGTAAGATGGTTAGTAACAAATTCGATATTCTTCACGTGACCAGTTGGAACAGCAATGAGAAACTATGTCCTGTATGTTTTCATGGGGCCTAAACAACTATTTATGTAGTAAAATGCCTTGGTGGTTACTGTTAATTACTTTTTATCACAGTGCGCGTGCGGAGGCCGTGATCCGCAACACCTGCCGTTCAAAACATGCCTTTCAGAGGGCACAATGCGTCAGCATGCTGAGGTCCACGTGCTGGCAGCCAAAATGAGTGACAAGAGTGCAGGTGATAATAGATTTACGGACGTAGGCAGTGCCCATCAAAAGCTGCCACAGGGACAAACAGACGGGCCTGCTTCCTGACAGACCGACGCACCACTGCCTGTGCGGCAGTTCCAGCAAAACACATCGAACCCGCGTCTGATCAAATCTCCACGTCCGACAACCAATTTACAGGAACGACAGGGGAGAGGACGCAGTACATGGACACCCCGGGAATCCAATCTGTACAACGAGACCGTGGGAAAGCGTACAGGACAAATGACCCTGTGTCTTcattgagaaaaggaaaaaaaaaagagtgagatgaAGCCTATAGATTGAGAGAGATGTAAGAGATACGCCAACCAATCATAGTGTCTGGACCTGATTTGGCTCCTGATTAAACAAACacactgcaagaaaagaaaaaaaaattcatgagatGGTAAGGGAAATCCACACTCATTGGAAGTTTGATGATAGTAAGAAATTGTTATCAATTTTCTAGGTGTGATAAGGACATTGTGGTTaggttttaaaaaaggaatctttaccttttactgaaatatttacagatggaGTGATAGGACATTTGTGATTTTCTTCCAAATACCTGGGggtcggggttgggggggggaacAAAGATGAAACAAGCTTGGCCACAACATGATAGCTGTAGAGGCTGGGTGATGGCACGTGGAACTCACTCCTCTGTTTTTATGCTTGAAACTTTCTGTAATAAGAAgtgttgaaaagaaaaacaagagccaTGCTCATCCCAGAAAATTTGGGacacaaagaaaagtaaaaagaagaaaagaatcccATACATCTTACCACTCACAGAAACCACCACAAACAGAAGTCTAGTTTTTACTGTAATTATTCATATAGTCCATGATTATTTTATAACAGTATCAGGAAAGAAggttggaagaaaggaaggaagagcaaATACAAGGCTGTGCATGGGCCTTTTTCCTGTAGTTCACAGATTACATCTAATTCAAACTCCAAATCTGCTGGTATCCAGACCTACGGTCACACACATGCACCATGTCCACCCAGAGACCCAGGAAGGCCTGGTGACCGCCCACCTCAGAAACCCACTAAGTTGGTGACACTTCTTCTCCCCCGGGGAGGCTGCATATTCACTCACGGATTTTTCATTGAACAAACGTTAACTCCTCTGTGCGCACCTACTGCCAGCCAGCTCCTGTGCTGTGTCTCCACTTAAAGATAAAAAGTGCCCAGCCCAGCTCCGGGGAACGAGGGCCGGAGAATCGCACAGGAGGGGCTACACCAGGACCCCCTGCACCTCCCTCTGCACGCACCCACAGTCATGGATCAAGGTCAGCTCTAAGTTGTGTCACGCGGAATTTTTTCCCTACCCGTAGtttcaaaattatttcattttagttttggaaaaacttACTTGTAGTCACAAGTGTGGGTGGACTCTGGGGCTCCTCTCCACCTCGTGCTTCCCTGAGTGGGGGCTGGAAAGGGAGGGGCGGCCCGGGGAGCCGTGCCCTGGGGGCGCTGGAGGGGGAATGCGGCCTCACACGGCAGGAAAGGGTGAAACGCCACACACAAGGACGAGCTCCAAGTCTCAGGCAGCTGTAGCCACAAAATGCAGACAACAGAATTCCAACACGGAGAAGAACTCTGAATTTATGGTGGAGAAATTCACAACTTCGAACACTCATGGCAAAACCGTGCACCAACGCCTGAGAGGAAACAGACAATAACTGCTGCCGTTCTTTGAAAGTCAGCACTGAATTTCCCATTTCGAGGTGACAAGGACGTACACGTCCAACTTCCTTCCTCTGAATTCATTAGCATTTCTTGATTACTCTCCACGTGGTGGTCCAAAGCACCCTGAGCTAATTCTAAAAAGCAGCTTCCAACAGCCTGTCCTACAGATGCTACCACCTACAGGTTAAGTTTTCTCAAAAAGAACGTAAAACCGCTCAGACTGCTAACATGTTTGTCCACGGGCTTTGACGGTTTCAGAAGCAAACTGCCCTCTGCTGGGAGGGCAGACATGGACATCCACGTGGTGTTTCTCCGCCAGCATGTTTCTCCTGTTCCTGTAAATTCTCCATCACCACCTGCGCGGCTGTTGCTCAGAGCACCGCTGAACTTGAACCCAGCCAGACGCGCACCGTGGGCAAAGCCCcagccagagggcaggggacaTCCGGGCTGCTGGCTACACGGGCTAGGAAGGCAGCATGAACACCAACCACGTTTCATAAACAACGGACTCGGTACTCGCACGTGATCTGAGGACTCCTCCAGCTGTAATGTCCTACCCTTGAGTTAGAGAAAAGACTAGTGCATTCGAGACTCGGTAAGCTGGGGCCTCTTCGGGGCTGCACCCACTCAACAGCTAGGCAGGGAACTCTGAAAACAAGGTTGCTGGATGGACGCCCTTACAGAACCTGAATTATAAAAAGAGGCCTGAGCAGAACGGGCCTCTAAGAACCACCGGGCAGGGAGGGGAAGGCGCTGTTTACCTGTCACTTTCTCACCGTGAGGGACTGGCCCCAGAATGCATTTAAGGGCCCAGAAATGGAGAGAGTGTGTAGGTCACAGAAAAGGCAGAACAGAGTAACAGCAACCATGGGATAAAACAACTCTGTCATTCACCAAGTCCTGATTTTACAGAAACACATACACACCTTTCACGTTTGGAAAACAAAGTCTGTATACGCCCCCCCCCCTCACGCCCCGAGCACCAGTGAGTCATCGTTGATGTTGAAAAGTATTCAGTACAATACTTACAACCAAACGTGCCAATACCCTCGAAAGGGGAGATGGTTACAGAAACAGGCAATCACCCCGGCAAACACTCCCTGGACCCAGGGTGCTTATAAAAGCGAGAGTAATTAGTCAGAGACAACTCTGGAACACAAGCACGCTAGAGAAATATAAACACTGCCAAGGAGTTAGAAGCCACTActacacagaaaaagaaggagCTTAAGGACCGCATGAGTAACCAAACAGGCTTTCTCCTGATCAAACGATCTCCGGAAAGCAAGATCTCCTGGGGCAGAGCAGCTGCCCCGGGAACCGGAAGAGCCCGGGAACACGAGGATGTTGCTAAAGCACCGTGGGGCATCCGCGCCCTGTCCCCAAGTGCGCCGGGTCCCCCCTCTCCTTGCCCTGCCTCCCCGCCCGGCCTCTTCCCCTCCTGCCCAGGAACCCCAACTGTGCGGTGAACGCCCCCAGCGCTGGCGACCCCTGACCTGCGTCCTCAAgtccagggaggggagggcactTCCTGTCCCGACCCCAGCCCACTCTCCGGCCGTCCCCTCCCGGCCCAAGTTCACAGCTGGCCCCTATGGCCGGGGGCTCGGGCCTTCCGGGGGCACTGGCGCTGCCCCCGGGGACCCCGCACCTCCCGGAGCGACACCGCCTGACGCCAACCCTTCTCCTCGGGAGTGCGTTTGGCGGCGACCCGGGTCCCAACAGGGTGGCGGGGGGAGAGCGACCCTGGTGTCCAGCTCGGGGAGGGGCAACGGCGACCCTCGGGGCCCAGgccgggcgggggcagggggcaggagtgACCCATGTCCAGGTCCGTCGGGGATGGGGGCCACCCCAAGCCCTGCTGCAGGGAGGGGCAAGGGCGACCCTTGGGGCCCAGGCCGGGCGGGGGTCGGGGTGGCTCCCGGCCCAAGACAAGCAGGGGTCAGGAGGCGACTCCGTAACCAGGCCGGGCGGGGATGGGGGCGACCCTAAGcccaggtggggggaggggcaagggcgACCCTCGGGGCCCGGTCTTCGGGGCTCCCGGGGCCGTCCCCGGGGGTCGGGTTGATCTCGGGCCCAGGCCCGGCGGCGGTCGGGGcgtgggcgggggcgggggtgaccCGGGGCCCGGGCCAGGCGGGGGCCGCGGCACTCACTGTTTGGGCAACTGCAGGGCGGGCGCGCCGCGACGCTGGAAGGCCCCGTCCACGAAGACGCCGTTCTTGCCGAGGCAGCGCAGGTAGAAGTGCGGCTCCTGGAAGCTGAGCTGCAGGTGGCGCCGCGAGATGAAGCTGGACAGGCCCATACTCAGGTCCACCGAGCCCTGCGACGAGTTGCGGCCGATGGTGACGCTGGGCTGCCGCATGAGAAACTCGAACTCGCGGCCCTCCAGGCGCGCCAGTGCGGGCCCGGGGCTCCGGCGCACCGAGGCGGCCGCCGCGGCCACCAGGGCCTCGCCCGCCGCGCTCGCCGCGCCCCCCGCGCCCCCGGCAATCgagcccggcggcggcggcggcggcggcgggggctgggcgggcggcggcggcgacggcgcGGCGGGCCCgggcgcgggggcggcggcggcggggaaggcggcggcggcggcggcgcacAGCACGGGGCTGCAGGGTGCCGAGCGCAACGCCAGCAGGGCGCGGGCCCCGCTATCCTCGCCGACTTCGGCCATGTTCGCACAGCTCCAAGCGGCCTCCGGCGGCGGCACGACGCAGGGGGCGGGGCTCCGCGGGGCGCGGCGGGCGCGGGATCCCGGTCCGGATCGCGGCGGAACGGAGCCTGCGGGCCGCGCGCCCCGCCCGCCGGGGCTCGCGGTGGCgcgcggggcggggtgggggacgGTGTCCGCGCCCGGCCCGCCTCGCCGGCCCCCGGGTAGCGCCTCGCCCACCGCCCCCGGCTGTGGGTTGTCCCTTCCTCCGTGCCGGGACTGGGACGGGGAACCCCCGAAAAAGTCTCCCTGGAAAGTTTTGATCCTGGGTCACTCACTGGAGAAGGGAAACTGACGTCAGCAGTCTCCGGGGCCCTAGTGGCTCCATCCGCCAACCCTAAAGTGCGATACTTAATCACCAGATTTAAGGGGTTTCGAGCTGTAAGATGCTTGCGATCCCTGATgccctgtgttcctttctggagtcATACATTCACTCAACAAGTATCTAGACAAGTATCCTGGGACCCATACTAGGGCCCGGTGCAGTCGCCGCCGGCCCTTTACACCTCTTACAGTCTCGTGGGGGAAGGCAGACGCCTGCAGAGGGGTCTTCTGTGAAAACGCGGAATTGGCCACCTTAGGCATCCTTCAGATCCCGCTTCAGGCATTCCTAATTCAGCCAGGGCCCCCTACAAAAAGGTGGCAGTGTCTGCACACTGCCATCATTTAATAATTATCGAGTGGGAGAAAACAGACCCTCCCTGGTAGAGCTTACGGTGTACTGGGAGATGTGGACAGGAATCAAGTAACGTTCtaataaatacatacaaaattaCAGCTGTCTCAAGTCCCGTGAGGCATTGTTGCCCAGTGACACGTGCAGGGAGTGTGGCCCCCCTAGGGTGGGAAGCTTGTCTGCGTACCCACTGTCCAGCCTGGGGCTGCAACAGATATTAGCCGAACTGTCACATGATTGAATATATAGGTACAAACAGAATTAGTGCTTGGGGGGCAAGTAAGACATTTTTACAAGAAGCTGTAACGGGAGAACCTACTTGAAGGTGGAGGAAGACAAAAACGGGGTCAGGGATCTCTTCCCTAAGGAGTGACACTTGAACTGAAGTCCAGCGATGATTAGGAGAGGGGGTTGGAGTCCGGGGACGGCATTCCAGCCAAGGAACAGCGCGTGCTAAGGAACGGAGCATGGTGCCCTCCCAGGATTGACAGGTGGAAAAGAGAGTGACCACGTCAGCTGAACAACATCAGTCATGTAATTTGGGTCTGATCCCCAAAGCAATGGGAACCACTGAGGGGCTGTAAGCAGAAGGGCAACATGCAGACCCACATATTGGATTTAGGATCACTGGCTGTCGGGCTGAGCCTGAATCCGAAAGGGGTCTGCGTGACCGTAGGAGGCCAGCTAGGAAACTCGTAGACCAGGCCAGGGGCTGAATTAGGGAGATGGGGAGAAGTTGAGGGAGTCAAGCAATATTTATCTCAAAGACGTTTACAGACACATTGCTGGCGGGAATGGAGAACGCTGCAGCCCCTCTAGAAAGCAGTTTGGTGGAAAACATACGATCATCTGATTCAGCGATTCCACTTTTCGGTCTGTACCCAcgagaattgaaagcagggtctttgtgtttaaataaatttgtttatttatttttggctgtgttgggttttgttttttagttttttttttgaaaccatatttttaatgttttcatcaaACTGTGTCAATACAATTTGAAGCAAATGCCAGCTGGAAGACCAGGCCCACAAATTCATAAAGGAAACAATCTTCCAAACAACAAGGAATGCCAAGGTGCTCTTCCACTCCAACTGCACTAATAGTGGCCATGATGGTGCCAGTCAGCCAGTGTTATCCATGTTACCGACTGTTTGCCACATCATCAATTTTCAGAATGCTCCGGACAGTTTCAGTTGCTAGAGTCAGTGCACTGACTGAAACCAACAGAGGCTGGACAACCAGTTCCTCCAGTATGTTGGAAATACCACCCTTTCGGACATTAATGCCTGTAGTTTTTTCTCCTTGGGCATGCCTGTTTCTTAGTTCTGTTACTGTAGAAATGGGATTCAGGCCAGCATTTTCAGCTAGTGTAGATGGAACGACCTCCATAGCATCTGCAAAAGCACGAACGCAGTAGGATTCCATACCACTCAATGTTCGTGAGTATTCAGTTAACCGCAGGGCCAACTCTATTTCTGGAGCACCACCTCCTGCAATAAGAGCCCTCTTCTTCACTAAACAGTGAATAACACATAAGGCATCATGAATGGAACGCTCAGCTTCTTCCATCACCAATTTGTTAGAACCACGAACAACGATTGTAACTGTTTTTCCAGGGCTTGCACAGCCTGTAATCTTGATCAGTTTGCCAGAACCATTTAAGCTGACCTCCTCAGCTAACTCAGCCGATCCCAGCATGTCAGCAGTGAACTGGTCAACATGAGCAACTGGTTTGGTTCCAATAGTCTTACAAATGAATTCAATGTCTTCTCTTTCAATATCCTTAACCACCATAATCTTCATTTTGTTCAGGAAATGTAACGCAAGATCACTAAGAGCATCTCTTAGAATAGACTTCTGTATGAGAAGAACATTACATCctgttttcttaatttgcttCACTAAATTTAGAATATAGGCTCTCTCCTCTCGAAGCACTCGGTCCATCTGGACGTAGTCAGAAACTACTATTTGATTGTCCATATCTGTTTTGGGAGCAGATAAGCAGAACTGAATAAGCCCAATCTTGGCCTTTTCAACCCTGGTTATACCAGAATTTGCCACCTTTTGAGTAAGAACCAGACCTTCCACCAACTCACAGTCATCAATTGTCCCACCAAGTTTCTTAACTATTTTAACATCTCT from Mesoplodon densirostris isolate mMesDen1 chromosome 16, mMesDen1 primary haplotype, whole genome shotgun sequence includes:
- the LOC132475981 gene encoding T-complex protein 1 subunit delta-like — translated: MPENVAPRSGPPAGAAGGRGKSAYQDRDKPAQIRFSNISAAKAVADAIRTSLGPKGMDKMIQDGKGDVTITNDGATILKQMQVLHPAARMLVELSKAQDIEAGDGTTSVVIIAGSLLDSCTKLLQKGIHPTIISESFQKALEKGIEILTDMSRPVELSDRETLLNSAATSLNSKVVSQYSSLLSPMTVNAVMKVIDPATATSVDLRDVKIVKKLGGTIDDCELVEGLVLTQKVANSGITRVEKAKIGLIQFCLSAPKTDMDNQIVVSDYVQMDRVLREERAYILNLVKQIKKTGCNVLLIQKSILRDALSDLALHFLNKMKIMVVKDIEREDIEFICKTIGTKPVAHVDQFTADMLGSAELAEEVSLNGSGKLIKITGCASPGKTVTIVVRGSNKLVMEEAERSIHDALCVIHCLVKKRALIAGGGAPEIELALRLTEYSRTLSGMESYCVRAFADAMEVVPSTLAENAGLNPISTVTELRNRHAQGEKTTGINVRKGGISNILEELVVQPLLVSVSALTLATETVRSILKIDDVANSR